The following are from one region of the Klebsiella aerogenes genome:
- a CDS encoding sulfite exporter TauE/SafE family protein has translation MIYGLFACGLLSGVTTWLFGFGGGFVTVPLLYLLLSHQWAASDVGGQAMQIAVATSALVMLCTSLLASGRHLLAGTVNWRPLLPILAGIAIGGIVGAALALRVNGEWIRWLFIFYLAATIADCYLRPGFMAPPSRRAQANVGQEFTLGGGIGLIAAFLGVGGSVMTVPLMRRRGATMAQAAAMANLLTLPLAATASLTWLLMTSPVALPSGFIGNIWWLAAGLLVAGSWLGLRAASRWLAKWPDRWHARIYPLLLLLVLLAMGVGGTA, from the coding sequence ATGATTTACGGACTTTTTGCGTGTGGGTTGCTATCCGGGGTGACCACCTGGCTGTTCGGTTTCGGCGGCGGTTTTGTCACCGTGCCGTTGCTTTACCTGTTGCTGAGCCATCAGTGGGCGGCGAGCGATGTGGGCGGGCAGGCGATGCAAATCGCGGTGGCGACCTCAGCGCTGGTGATGCTGTGTACTTCGCTACTGGCCAGTGGGCGGCATCTGCTTGCCGGGACGGTCAACTGGCGTCCTCTGCTGCCGATACTCGCCGGGATTGCCATTGGCGGCATCGTTGGCGCGGCGCTGGCGCTGCGGGTCAACGGCGAGTGGATCCGCTGGCTGTTTATCTTCTATCTGGCAGCGACCATTGCGGATTGCTATCTCCGTCCCGGTTTTATGGCGCCGCCATCACGGCGTGCGCAGGCGAACGTGGGGCAAGAGTTTACCCTCGGCGGGGGGATTGGCCTGATTGCGGCATTCCTCGGCGTTGGCGGCAGCGTGATGACCGTGCCGCTGATGCGCCGCCGCGGCGCGACGATGGCGCAAGCCGCAGCAATGGCCAATTTGCTGACGCTGCCGCTGGCGGCGACCGCTTCTTTAACGTGGCTGCTGATGACGTCACCCGTGGCGCTGCCGTCCGGCTTTATCGGCAATATTTGGTGGCTGGCGGCCGGGTTGCTGGTGGCCGGGAGCTGGCTGGGGCTGCGTGCGGCGTCGCGCTGGCTGGCGAAATGGCCAGATCGCTGGCATGCGCGGATCTATCCACTCTTATTGCTACTGGTTCTGTTGGCGATGGGCGTCGGCGGGACAGCCTGA
- a CDS encoding helix-turn-helix transcriptional regulator, with amino-acid sequence MRNIAINEVDHLPRRVLGLGSDYPPDTLLPRHHHRRAQFLYAMNGLMKVETDDGQWLVPPFSGVWIPATKPHRVWMPGVSTHSLYIEPQDAPRDSPRCEVLQVSPLLHQLLLAACQLPLLYEEHGHDAALIALLMLELKAASPLPMFTPLPQHPHLAELCSAFLRQPDIHSTPEQWAKESNKSLRTFNRHFLQETGMAFRDWRNKACLMYALTALREGRSITDVALSLGYEYPAAFTAMFRKTMGYAPATFIRRLKEGHLK; translated from the coding sequence GTGCGTAATATTGCGATTAACGAAGTCGATCATCTTCCACGCCGGGTGTTGGGTTTGGGTAGCGACTACCCGCCAGACACGCTTTTGCCGCGCCACCACCACCGGCGGGCGCAGTTTCTGTATGCGATGAACGGGTTAATGAAAGTAGAAACCGATGATGGACAGTGGCTGGTGCCGCCGTTCAGCGGCGTGTGGATCCCGGCGACCAAGCCGCACCGCGTGTGGATGCCGGGCGTCAGCACCCATAGTCTGTATATTGAGCCACAGGATGCGCCGCGCGACAGCCCGCGCTGCGAAGTACTACAGGTTTCACCGCTGCTGCATCAGCTCCTGCTAGCCGCCTGCCAGCTGCCCCTACTGTATGAAGAGCATGGCCATGATGCGGCGCTAATTGCGTTACTGATGCTGGAACTTAAAGCCGCCTCGCCGCTGCCCATGTTCACCCCATTGCCGCAACATCCTCATCTGGCAGAACTGTGCAGCGCCTTTTTACGCCAGCCGGATATTCACAGTACGCCGGAACAGTGGGCGAAAGAGAGCAATAAAAGCCTGCGTACCTTCAACCGGCACTTTCTGCAGGAGACTGGGATGGCGTTTCGCGACTGGCGTAATAAAGCCTGCCTGATGTACGCCCTCACCGCTCTGCGCGAAGGCCGCAGCATTACCGATGTGGCGCTGAGTCTGGGTTATGAATATCCGGCGGCCTTTACCGCGATGTTTCGTAAAACGATGGGTTATGCGCCGGCAACGTTTATCCGCCGTCTTAAAGAAGGCCATCTTAAATAA
- a CDS encoding NlpC/P60 family protein has translation MKPRLSHALLLVPLLILAGCSSSPKKPPTAVAQHHYEPIDGGSDDLIPVLAALHDQMHTWDGTPYEWGGTDQSGVDCSGFVWRTLKDRFNLPMDRVTTGDLLHMGVRVNKQQLRPGDLVFFRIHGGMHVGFYDTDHNFLHASASQGVMRSSLDNPYWNRVFYQARRLPKEYNAQITMNDDNLHLAKNR, from the coding sequence ATGAAGCCCAGACTCTCCCATGCTTTATTGTTGGTTCCTTTATTGATTTTGGCAGGATGTTCATCTTCACCGAAAAAACCGCCCACGGCGGTGGCGCAACATCACTATGAGCCGATCGACGGCGGCTCCGACGACCTCATCCCGGTACTGGCCGCTTTGCACGACCAGATGCACACCTGGGACGGCACCCCCTATGAATGGGGTGGTACCGACCAGAGCGGCGTAGACTGCTCTGGCTTTGTCTGGCGCACGTTGAAGGACCGTTTCAACCTGCCAATGGACCGTGTGACCACCGGCGATCTCCTGCATATGGGCGTGCGCGTCAACAAACAGCAGCTGCGCCCTGGCGATTTAGTCTTCTTCCGGATCCACGGCGGTATGCACGTGGGTTTCTACGATACCGACCACAATTTCCTACACGCTTCCGCCAGCCAGGGCGTGATGCGTTCGTCATTGGATAATCCGTACTGGAATCGCGTATTTTATCAGGCGCGCCGATTGCCGAAAGAATATAACGCGCAGATAACGATGAACGATGACAATCTGCATCTGGCGAAAAATCGCTAA
- the phoE gene encoding phosphoporin PhoE produces MKKRSLALMMMGVVASTATQAAEVYNKDGNKLDVYGKVRAMHYFSDYDSKDGDQTYVRFGIKGETQINDQLTGYGRWESEFSGNKTESDSSQKTRLAFAGVKLKDFGSFDYGRSLGALYDVEAWTDMFPEFGGDSSAQTDNFMTKRASGLATYRNTDFFGLVDGLGMTLQYQGKNEGRDAKKQNGDGFGTSLSYDFGGSDFAVSAAYTSSDRTNDQNLLARGQGSKAEAWATGLKYDANNIYLATMYSETRKMTPISGGFANKAQNFEAVAQYQFDFGLRPSLGYVLSKGKDIEGIGSEDLVNYIDLGLTYYFNKNMNAFVDYKINQLKSDNKLGINDDDIVALGMTYQF; encoded by the coding sequence ATGAAAAAGCGTTCACTGGCATTAATGATGATGGGTGTTGTTGCTTCTACGGCTACACAGGCAGCGGAAGTTTACAATAAAGATGGTAATAAGCTGGACGTGTACGGCAAAGTCCGTGCGATGCACTACTTCAGCGATTACGACAGCAAGGATGGCGACCAGACCTACGTTCGTTTTGGTATCAAAGGCGAAACGCAGATCAACGATCAACTGACCGGTTATGGCCGCTGGGAATCTGAGTTCTCCGGCAACAAAACCGAAAGCGACTCCTCGCAGAAAACCCGTCTGGCGTTTGCTGGCGTGAAGTTAAAAGACTTTGGTTCATTCGACTACGGCCGTAGCCTTGGCGCGCTGTACGATGTTGAAGCCTGGACCGATATGTTCCCGGAATTCGGCGGCGACTCTTCCGCGCAGACCGATAACTTCATGACCAAACGCGCCAGTGGCCTCGCGACTTATCGCAATACCGACTTCTTCGGCCTGGTGGATGGTCTGGGTATGACCCTGCAGTATCAGGGTAAAAACGAAGGCCGCGACGCGAAGAAACAGAACGGCGACGGCTTTGGTACCTCTTTAAGCTATGACTTCGGCGGCAGCGATTTCGCCGTCAGCGCAGCTTATACCAGCTCTGACCGTACCAACGATCAGAACCTGCTGGCTCGCGGCCAGGGTTCGAAAGCGGAAGCCTGGGCGACCGGCCTGAAGTATGACGCCAACAATATCTATCTGGCGACGATGTACTCCGAAACCCGCAAGATGACCCCGATCAGCGGCGGTTTTGCTAATAAAGCGCAGAACTTTGAAGCGGTCGCGCAGTACCAGTTCGATTTCGGTCTGCGTCCGTCTCTGGGCTATGTGCTGTCGAAAGGCAAAGATATTGAAGGCATCGGTAGCGAAGATCTGGTCAACTATATTGATCTCGGCCTGACCTACTACTTCAACAAAAACATGAACGCCTTCGTCGATTACAAAATCAACCAGCTGAAGAGCGATAATAAACTCGGTATCAACGATGACGACATCGTCGCGCTGGGTATGACCTATCAGTTCTAA
- the proB gene encoding glutamate 5-kinase codes for MSDSQTLVVKLGTSVLTGGSRRLNRAHIVELVRQCAQLHAMGHRIVIVTSGAIAAGREHLGYPELPATIASKQLLAAVGQSRLIQLWEQLFSIYGIHVGQMLLTRADMEDRERFLNARDTLRALLDNNIVPVINENDAVATAEIKVGDNDNLSALAAILAGADKLLLLTDQPGLFTADPRNNPQAELIKDVYGIDDALRAIAGDSVSGLGTGGMGTKLQAADVACRAGIDTIIAAGNRPDVIGHAMEGLPVGTCFHAQQSPLENRKRWIFGAPPAGEITVDAGATQAILERGSSLLPKGIKTVSGNFSRGEVIRIRSSEGRDIAHGVSRYNSDALRLIAGQHSQQIDAILGYEYGPVAVHRDDMITR; via the coding sequence ATGAGTGATAGCCAGACGCTGGTGGTAAAACTGGGCACCAGTGTTTTAACGGGCGGATCCCGCCGCCTGAACCGCGCCCATATCGTTGAGTTAGTGCGCCAGTGCGCGCAGCTGCACGCGATGGGGCACCGCATTGTGATTGTGACTTCCGGGGCGATTGCCGCCGGGCGTGAACACCTCGGCTACCCTGAACTGCCCGCCACCATTGCCTCGAAACAGCTGCTGGCGGCAGTCGGCCAAAGCCGTCTTATCCAGCTGTGGGAACAGCTCTTCTCTATTTACGGCATTCACGTCGGCCAGATGCTGCTGACCCGCGCCGATATGGAAGATCGCGAGCGCTTCCTGAACGCCCGCGATACCCTGCGTGCGCTGCTGGATAACAACATTGTGCCGGTTATCAATGAGAATGACGCCGTCGCCACCGCTGAAATCAAAGTCGGCGATAACGACAACCTTTCCGCGCTGGCGGCGATCCTCGCGGGTGCCGATAAGCTGCTGCTGCTGACCGATCAGCCAGGCCTCTTTACCGCTGACCCACGCAACAACCCGCAAGCCGAGTTGATTAAAGATGTCTACGGCATCGACGACGCGTTACGCGCCATTGCCGGCGATAGCGTATCCGGCCTCGGCACCGGCGGTATGGGCACCAAACTGCAGGCGGCGGACGTGGCCTGCCGCGCGGGTATCGATACCATTATCGCCGCCGGTAACCGCCCGGACGTTATCGGCCACGCGATGGAAGGTCTGCCGGTCGGCACCTGCTTCCACGCCCAGCAATCGCCGCTGGAGAACCGCAAACGCTGGATCTTCGGCGCGCCGCCGGCCGGTGAAATCACCGTCGACGCGGGCGCGACTCAGGCTATTCTGGAAAGAGGAAGCTCATTGCTGCCAAAAGGTATCAAAACCGTCAGCGGTAATTTCTCCCGCGGCGAAGTTATCCGTATCCGCAGTAGCGAAGGCCGCGATATCGCCCATGGCGTCAGCCGCTATAACAGCGATGCCCTGCGCCTTATCGCCGGACAGCACTCGCAACAAATCGATGCCATCCTCGGCTATGAATACGGCCCGGTGGCCGTCCATCGTGACGATATGATCACCCGTTAA
- the proA gene encoding glutamate-5-semialdehyde dehydrogenase gives MLEQMGIAAKAASYQLALLSSREKNQVLNKIADYLQAQTEDILRANAEDLTEARANGLSEAMLDRLALTPERLRGIADDVRQVCSLADPVGQVIDGGLLDSGLRIERRRVPLGVIGVIYEARPNVTLDVASLCLKTGNAAILRGGKETWRTNAATVKVIQQALQECGLPAAAVQAIESPDRALVGEMLKMDKYIDMLIPRGGAGLHKLCREQSTIPVITGGIGVCHIFVDDSAEIEPALKIIVNAKTQRPSTCNTTETLLVHRNIADTFLPALSKQMAESGVTLHADPTALPVLQNGPAKVEPVKAEQYDDEYLSLDLNVKIVADLDEAIAHIREHGTQHSDAILTRTLSHANRFINEVDSSAVYVNASTRFTDGGQFGLGAEVAVSTQKLHARGPMGLEALTTYKWVGFGDDTIRA, from the coding sequence ATGCTGGAACAAATGGGCATTGCGGCCAAAGCGGCCTCTTACCAACTCGCGCTGCTCTCCAGCCGCGAGAAAAACCAGGTTCTGAATAAGATTGCGGATTATCTGCAAGCGCAAACCGAGGATATTCTGCGCGCCAATGCCGAGGATCTGACGGAAGCCCGCGCCAATGGCCTGAGCGAAGCGATGCTCGACCGTCTGGCGCTGACGCCAGAACGGCTGCGCGGCATTGCCGACGATGTACGCCAGGTGTGCAGCCTGGCGGATCCGGTCGGCCAGGTGATCGATGGCGGCCTGCTGGATAGCGGCCTGCGTATCGAACGCCGTCGCGTCCCATTAGGCGTGATCGGGGTGATTTATGAAGCGCGTCCGAATGTCACCCTCGACGTCGCCTCGTTGTGCCTGAAGACCGGCAATGCGGCGATCCTGCGCGGCGGTAAAGAGACCTGGCGCACCAACGCCGCGACGGTGAAAGTGATTCAGCAGGCGCTGCAGGAGTGCGGCCTGCCAGCCGCGGCCGTGCAGGCCATCGAAAGCCCGGATCGCGCGCTGGTTGGCGAGATGCTGAAGATGGATAAATACATCGATATGCTGATCCCACGCGGCGGCGCAGGTTTGCATAAGCTGTGCCGCGAGCAGTCGACGATCCCGGTGATCACCGGCGGTATCGGCGTGTGTCATATTTTTGTCGACGACTCGGCCGAGATCGAACCGGCGCTGAAGATCATCGTTAACGCCAAAACCCAGCGCCCGAGTACCTGCAACACCACCGAAACGCTGCTGGTACACCGCAATATCGCCGACACCTTCCTGCCTGCGCTGAGCAAACAGATGGCGGAGAGCGGCGTAACTCTGCACGCCGACCCAACCGCCCTACCCGTGCTGCAAAACGGCCCGGCGAAGGTTGAACCGGTAAAAGCGGAGCAGTATGACGATGAGTACCTGTCGCTGGATCTGAATGTTAAAATCGTAGCCGATCTCGATGAAGCGATTGCTCATATTCGCGAGCACGGCACCCAGCATTCCGATGCCATTCTGACGCGTACCCTGAGCCACGCGAACCGCTTTATCAACGAAGTGGACTCATCTGCGGTATACGTTAACGCCTCTACCCGCTTCACCGACGGCGGCCAGTTCGGCCTCGGCGCAGAAGTCGCGGTCAGCACCCAGAAGCTGCATGCCCGCGGCCCGATGGGCCTGGAGGCGCTGACGACCTATAAGTGGGTTGGCTTCGGCGACGATACCATTCGTGCTTAA